TACGAATTTCTTGAATGGGGAGCAAGAGAATATGGCAGAACAGTATAACGCGTATTTGGCTGCTCAGAAACAGTTCGATGGTGTTGCCGAATTGATGGGGCTCGATCAAGCAATGCGTGACTTGCTGCGGCAGCCTCGACAGGAATTCCATTTCACAATCCCGGTGAAGATGGACGATGGCAGTACCCGAGTCTTCAACGGTTTCCGTGTACAGCATAACGACGCCCGGGGACCAGGAAAGGGTGGCATCCGATTCCATCCCGAAGAGACAGTGGACACCGTCAGGGGTCTTGCCATGTGGATGACCTGGAAATGTGCGGTAGTGGACATTCCCCTTGGCGGAGCCAAGGGAGGTATTGTCTGCGATCCACGGGAACTGTCTCCTGGGGAACAGGAACGGCTCTGCCGGGGCTATGTCAGACAACTGGCAAAGAACTTAGGGCCAGTCATCGACGTGCCAGCCCCGGATGTAATGACCAACAGTCAACACATGTTGTGGATGCTCGATGAATTCGAAACCATCCACGGCGCTCACTACCCTGGCATGATCACCGGCAAACCCGTGGGAATGGGCGGCTCCCTGGGACGTACCGAGGCCACTGGCTACGGCGTGATCTTTACCCTAAGAGAAGCCCTAAAGAAACTGGGAATTGACATCACCAAGACAACCGCCAGTTTGCAGGGGTTCGGTAACGTTGCCGAGTATGCAGCGCGGAAGTATACAGAGCTGGGCGGAAAGATCATTGCCATCTCCTGCTGGGATAACAAGGCCAAACGGGCTTGGACTTTCCGCAACCTTAACGGGCTGGATATCGAGCAGATGGCTCAGATCAAAGACAGCTTCGGTTCCATCGACAGGGAAAAGGCTGAAGCCATCGGCTGCGAGGTCCTGGATGGAGAAGCTTGGATCGCGCAAGATGTGGATATCCTTCTGCCATGCGCCCTGGAAAACCAAATCACACCCCAGACTTTTGCCCACGTAAGCGACCAGGTGAAGGTAATTTGCGAAGGTGCGAACGGACCTACCACGCCGGACTGTGATGAGCTAATCAAAGCAAGGGGAATCTTCCTGATTCCAGACTTCCTCTGCAACGCCGGAGGCGTAACCTGTAGCTACTTTGAACAGGTACAGTGCAACATGAACTACTTCTGGCCCAAGGAAGAAGTATTTGAGAAACTGGATGCTAAGATGACCGCTGCCTACCACGCCGTTCATGATCTAGCCCAAAAACAGGGGTTATACATGCGTGATGCCGCGTATGTAATCGCAATCAGCCGGGTAGCCGAAGCTGTTCGGTTGCGTGGATGGGTATAACGGGTTGTCATAGTGAGTTTATGAGTGGGAGGGGGCGATTAACACCGTCCCCTCACCACTGTACATATTGCTTGGAATTCGACGGTTCGCACCAACCGCTCCAAGAGTAATTGTTCAAGGTATGGACATACACCTCTATCCTTGGCGGACACTAACCGGTTTGTGCACGACTAATTGGTATCACCCAGCCGCTGCTTGTATAAAAGCCTTCGAGGTTGACCGATACGTCGAGGTGCGGCGTCTCAATTACATGAACCCACGCAGCATGCGCGTGTTCAGTTCAATAGTCTCAAGCCCGGAGGCAACAAAATCCCTATCTTCACTCAGCGAGGCTAAGCTCTTCTAACCGCGATTTGTTCTTAATCACAATCTTC
The nucleotide sequence above comes from Bacillota bacterium. Encoded proteins:
- a CDS encoding Glu/Leu/Phe/Val dehydrogenase, which produces MAEQYNAYLAAQKQFDGVAELMGLDQAMRDLLRQPRQEFHFTIPVKMDDGSTRVFNGFRVQHNDARGPGKGGIRFHPEETVDTVRGLAMWMTWKCAVVDIPLGGAKGGIVCDPRELSPGEQERLCRGYVRQLAKNLGPVIDVPAPDVMTNSQHMLWMLDEFETIHGAHYPGMITGKPVGMGGSLGRTEATGYGVIFTLREALKKLGIDITKTTASLQGFGNVAEYAARKYTELGGKIIAISCWDNKAKRAWTFRNLNGLDIEQMAQIKDSFGSIDREKAEAIGCEVLDGEAWIAQDVDILLPCALENQITPQTFAHVSDQVKVICEGANGPTTPDCDELIKARGIFLIPDFLCNAGGVTCSYFEQVQCNMNYFWPKEEVFEKLDAKMTAAYHAVHDLAQKQGLYMRDAAYVIAISRVAEAVRLRGWV